From Xenopus tropicalis strain Nigerian chromosome 3, UCB_Xtro_10.0, whole genome shotgun sequence, the proteins below share one genomic window:
- the LOC101732799 gene encoding beta-1,3-galactosyltransferase 2 isoform X2, producing MGKRITQNLRTIKVKILKFCLSFLFLATLALMAFHPYFVNRIWIPSTVHPRIVGPLYPYLIEEPLQCRGEAPFLVLLIPFMPQDVLVRDTLRKTWANESLIPGISIKRIFLLGRSFVNDIEISVEQESSTFHDIVQQDFLDTYRNLTVKTLMGIEWVSRLCPRASYVMKVDADMFFNPWFLVRRILQPEKPLKLEFFTGLIITIGMPFRNRGSKWYIPYATYPKFFYPYYCSGTGYVFSGDLSPRIYKEAMGLTLFPFEDVFVGICLERMGVQISKPGGKWFSQRRAEYNGLIILLNPLLFMPLVTLSGVETFV from the coding sequence atgggcaaaagaATTACTCAAAATCTAAGGACAATCAAAGTGAAAATACTAAAGTTCTGTTTGTCATTTCTGTTTTTGGCTACATTGGCCTTGATGGCATTCCACCCTTATTTCGTAAATAGAATTTGGATTCCGAGCACAGTTCATCCCAGAATTGTGGGACCCTTGTACCCTTATCTCATAGAGGAGCCATTACAATGTAGAGGAGAAGCCCCATTCTTAGTGCTGCTCATCCCTTTCATGCCCCAAGATGTTCTTGTCAGGGACACCCTGAGGAAGACTTGGGCCAATGAAAGTTTAATCCCTGGAATCTCCATCAAAAGGATTTTCCTTCTGGGCAGGTCCTTTGTTAATGACATAGAAATATCTGTGGAACAAGAGAGTTCTACATTCCATGATATCGTCCAACAGGATTTCCTGGACACCTATCGGAATCTGACCGTCAAAACACTGATGGGTATAGAGTGGGTTAGCCGTCTCTGCCCCCGAGCCAGCTATGTCATGAAGGTGGACGCTGACATGTTCTTCAACCCTTGGTTCCTGGTGAGGCGGATCTTACAGCCGGAGAAGCCTCTCAAGCTAGAATTTTTCACAGGGTTGATAATAACAATCGGCATGCCCTTCAGGAACAGGGGAAGCAAGTGGTATATACCATACGCAACGTACCCTAAATTTTTTTACCCTTATTACTGTTCCGGCACAGGCTATGTCTTCTCCGGGGACTTGTCACCAAGGATATACAAAGAAGCAATGGGGTTGACCCTTTTTCCATTTGAGGATGTCTTTGTAGGTATCTGCTTAGAAAGGATGGGGGTTCAGATCTCCAAGCCTGGGGGCAAATGGTTCTCACAACGAAGGGCAGAGTACAATGGGCTCATAATACTTCTTAATCC